The Lycium barbarum isolate Lr01 chromosome 12, ASM1917538v2, whole genome shotgun sequence genome includes a region encoding these proteins:
- the LOC132622517 gene encoding uncharacterized protein LOC132622517, translated as MRESDSCHSCGKSGHWARQCPNKANVGDDFDGKKFRRSLPCRCGAGCCKLFTSNTLKNPGRNFYRCPANDKSKCQFFKWADEVNLDEFINVPLCRCGADFCRVGAESDAGRIFFICPIKKGHGACDFKLWLDAEEAVARSAQLNESTSSSLSTLTSVDVSSSSSDLVEECSVRSGVGDIDTSPEEIYYNLNTFPATTGPVKSRTVILEDLIGEDEVLDEPSRKHCKRLRKGELKVGDTSLLSSIGCLQLPATKSRNCLADERLHLSLVESEGEIHPIQTEVCKQILVEVPASFASSLAHSSVSPLHLVATMDWMLNSVHPNLNLALQGWWGRLVFPPPRCLMVPSVEHFTPYVFPPEPIFILQDAGREDDASPATQQRNLLPTEINISSMLIVDEDVQLLDSVKKKSDGKSFQGGGQNSTMRCSISKVFWQAADRLQKDLLTLFESMDINDHKTMNQETDATFAALDQLGVDRQHFSERVETFISSVSSLAKIECSLSSDQCFETLVNHWISEKLKLDELSHAHVEAINASTLVEQRLLNLKDEASVVRARLSQIEAELAHCEVENSALRYSLEHISEEKKKTEESLSIALKELENAQELRKQREVERNAAKTAYETAKAMLHE; from the exons atgaggGAGAGTGATAGTTGTCATAGTTGTGGCAAGTCAGGGCACTGGGCAAGACAATGCCCCAACAAAGCCAACGTAGGCGATGATTTTGATGGTAAGAAATTTCGACGGTCCTTGCCCTGCCGTTGCGGTGCTGGTTGTTGCAAACTTTTCACCTCAAACACACTTAAAAACCCTGGACGCAATTTCTATCGCTGCCCCGCCAACGAC AAAAGCAAGTGTCAGTTTTTCAAGTGGGCTGACGAGGTAAACTTAGACGAATTTATTAATGTTCCTCTTTGCCGTTGCGGTGCTGACTTTTGCCGTGTGGGTGCCGAGAGTGATGCGGGTCGGATTTTCTTCATCTGTCCAATTAAAAAG GGACATGGAGCTTGTGACTTCAAACTATGGCTAGATGCTGAGGAAGCAGTAGCAAGAAGCGCCCAATTAAATGAAAGCACTAGTTCATCTCTGTCGACACTGACCAGTGTTGATGTCAGTTCTTCATCTAGTGATTTGGTTGAGGAATGCAGTGTAAGATCCGGAGTTGGTGATATTGACACATCTCCTGAAGAGATTTATTATAACCTCAACACTTTTCCTGCAACAACTGGACCAGTGAAGAGTCGCACAGTAATTTTAGAGGATTTAATTGGAGAGGACGAGGTGTTGGATGAACCTTCAAGAAAGCACTGCAAAAGATTGCGAAAAGGTGAGCTTAAAGTTGGTGATACTTCTCTTCTCTCTTCAATTGGTTGCTTGCAGTTGCCAGCAACAAAGTCGAGGAACTGTTTGGCTGACGAAAGGCTTCATCTGTCTCTTGTGGAATCTGAGGGGGAGATTCATCCAATACAGACTGAAGTTTGCAAACAGATTCTTGTAGAGGTTCCAG CTTCATTTGCTTCTTCCCTAGCTCATTCTTCTGTCTCACCACTGCATTTGGTGGCAACAATGGATTGGATGTTAAATTCTGTTCATCCAAATTTAAATCTAGCACTCCAGGGTTGGTGGGGCAGGCTTGTCTTCCCCCCTCCTCGGTGCTTGATGGTACCCTCAGTAGAGCATTTTACTCCCT ATGTTTTTCCTCCTGAGCCCATCTTTATCCTTCAAGATGCGGGTAGAGAAGATGATGCTTCCCCAGCCACTCAGCAAAGAAATCTTTTACCAACTGAAATTAACATCTCTTCAATGCTTATTGTTGATGAAGATGTGCAGCTCCTAGACTCTGTCAAAAAGAAGTCTGATGGAAAAAGTTTCCAGGGAGGTGGACAAAACAGCACTATGCGGTGTTCGATCTCAAAGGTATTTTGGCAGGCTGCTGATCGTCTTCAGAAGGATCTTCTTACCCTTTTTGAGTCTATGGATATCAATGATCACAAAACTATGAACCAAGAGACAGATGCTACTTTTGCTGCTCTGGACCAATTAGGTGTTGATCGCCAACATTTTAGTGAACGAGTGGAGACTTTTATTTCTTCTGTATCATCACTGGCTAAAATTGAATGCTCTTTATCCAGTGATCAATGCTTTGAAACCCTTGTTAATCACTGGATTTCTGAGAAACTAAAATTAGATGAGCTTTCTCATGCTCATGTTGAGGCAATTAATGCTTCTACTCTTGTTGAGCAACGCCTTCTAAACCTTAAGGACGAAGCTTCTGTGGTTAGAGCTAGGCTTTCTCAAATCGAGGCTGAATTAGCCCATTGTGAGGTGGAGAACTCAGCTCTGCGATACAGCTTGGAACATATCagtgaagagaagaaaaaaactgAGGAGAGTCTTTCGATTGCATTGAAGGAGTTGGAGAATGCTCAAGAACTCAGGAAACAGAGAGAAGTGGAGCGAAATGCTGCAAAGACAGCATATGAGACAGCAAAAGCTATGCTTCATGAATAA
- the LOC132625034 gene encoding ATP-dependent DNA helicase At3g02060, chloroplastic: MAAAKASLLFSPEGFRLCKLFPTTTITATHQKPSSITLTKVLNADAVYTKLPPRVRKEQERDAISLLNDRIRREHAKRDHSIPLRPAMDSEEADKYIQLVKQQQQRGLHKLKTDRAKQAADNSAQPTFSYKVDPYTLRSGDFVVHRKVGIGRFVGIKFDLPKDSKEPIEYVFIEYADGMAKLPVCQASRFLYRYNLPNETKRPRTLSKLSDTSAWERRRMKGKVAVQKMVVDLMELYLHRLKQKRPPYLKTPAMAEFASHFPFEPTPDQKQAFLDVERDLTERENPMDRLICGDVGFGKTEVALRAIFCVVSSGKQAMVLAPTIVLAKQHFDVVSERFSRYPNIRVGLLSRFQTKSEKEEYLSMIKDGHVDIMVGTHSLLGNRVEYNNLGLLVVDEEQRFGVKQKEKIASFKTSVDVLTLSATPIPRTLYLALTGFRDASLISTPPPERVPIRTHLSAYSKDKVISAIKHELDRGGRVFYVLPRIKGLEDVMEFLEQTFPHVEIAIAHGKQYSKQLEETMERFARGDIRILICTNIVESGLDIQNANTIIIQDVQQFGLAQLYQLRGRVGRADKEAHAHLFYPDKSLLSDHALERLAALEECCELGQGFQLAERDMAIRGFGNIFGEQQTGDVGNVGIDLFFEMLFESLSKVDEHRVISVPYHAMKLDININPHLPSDYINHLENPMQIINGAEKAAEKDIFSLMQFTENLRRQYGKEPYSMEILLKKLYVKRMAADLGITSIYASGKMVGMKTNMSKKVFKLITDSATSDVHQNSLIFEDGQIKAELLLELPKEQLLNWIFQCLAELYSSLPTLIKY, from the exons ATGGCAGCTGCGAAGGCGTCCCTCCTCTTCTCTCCTGAGGGCTTTCGTCTCTGCAAACTGTTCCCCACCACTACTATTACTGCTACTCATCAAAAGCCCTCTTCTATTACCTTAACCAAGGTCCTCAATGCGGATGCTGTATATACTAAATTGCCTCCCCGAGTACGGAAGGAGCAGGAGCGAGACGCCATCTCTCTCCTTAACGACCGAATTCGGCGGGAGCATGCTAAGAGAGATCACTCCATTCCTCTTAGGCCTGCCATGGATTCCGAGGAGGCTGATAAGTACATTCAGCTGGTCAAGCAGCAGCAGCAAAGGGGCCTCCACAAACTCAAAACCGACCGAGCCAAACAAGCTGCTGATAATTCAGCTCAACCTACTTTTAGTTACAAGGTCGACCCTTACACTCTCCGTTCCGGCGATTTCGTCGTCCACAGGAAGGTTGGAATTGGACGATTCGTCGGCATCAAATTTGACCTTCCCAAGGATTCCAAGGAGCCTATCGAATATGTCTTTATTGAGTACGCTGATGGTATGGCTAAATTACCCGTCTGCCAGGCATCTCGTTTTCTCTACCGTTACAATCT TCCTAATGAAACCAAAAGACCACGGACTTTGAGCAAGTTAAGCGATACTAGTGCATGGGAGAGGAGAAGGATGAAGGGTAAAGTTGCAGTTCAGAAAATGGTTGTAGATCTAATGGAGCTATACCTACACAGGCTAAAACAAAAAAGGCCTCCATACCTAAAGACTCCAGCTATGGCTGAATTTGCATCTCACTTCCCTTTTGAGCCCACACCGGATCAGAAACAG GCTTTCTTAGATGTAGAAAGGGACTTGACAGAGAGGGAAAATCCAATGGACAGATTAATTTGTGGAGATGTTGGTTTTGGTAAAACTGAAGTTGCACTGCGTGCCATCTTCTGTGTAGTCTCTTCAGGGAAGCAAGCTATGGTTCTAGCGCCAACTATAGTTTTGGCTAAACAACATTTTGATGTTGTCTCAGAGAGATTCTCAAGATATCCTAACATAAGAGTTGGACTTCTTAGCAGGTTTCAG ACCAAGTCAGAGAAAGAGGAGTACTTGAGTATGATTAAAGACGGACATGTGGACATTATGGTTGGGACTCATTCACTACTTGGCAATCGAGTTGAATATAACAATCTGGGTCTACTTGTGGTTGATGAGGAACAG AGGTTTGGTGTAAAACAGAAGGAGAAGATTGCTTCATTTAAAACTTCAGTGGATGTACTCACACTTTCAGCAACGCCTATTCCGAGAACTCTCTATTTAGCATTAACTGGATTCCGTGACGCTAG TTTGATCTCAACACCACCTCCTGAGAGAGTTCCAATAAGAACTCATCTTTCAGCTTACAGCAAGGACAAAGTAATATCAGCTATCAAGCATGAATTGGACCGTGGTGGCCGAGTTTTTTATGTCTTGCCCCGCATTAAGG GTCTTGAAGATGTTATGGAATTTTTAGAACAAACATTTCCACATGTTGAGATAGCTATTGCTCATGGAAAG CAATACTCAAAACAACTTGAGGAAACTATGGAAAGATTTGCACGAGGAGATATTAGAATTCTTATATGTACAAACATAGTGGAAAGTGGCCTTGATATTCAAAATGCAAACACAATCATCATTCAAGATGTTCAGCAATTTGGACTTGCACAATTGTATCAG TTGCGTGGAAGGGTCGGACGGGCGGATAAGGAAGCTCATGCACACTTATTTTATCCCGACAAATCACTTCTTTCTGACCACGCACTA GAGAGGCTTGCTGCTCTTGAAGAGTGCTGTGAACTTGGCCAGGGTTTTCAGCTTGCAGAAAGAGACATGGCTATTAGAGGATTTGGCAATATTTTCGGCGAGCAACAGACAGGGGATGTCGGCAATGTGGGCATTGATCTATTCTTTGAGATGCTGTTTGAAAGCTTGTCAAAG GTTGATGAGCATCGTGTAATATCAGTTCCTTACCATgcaatgaag CTTGATATCAATATAAACCCTCATCTTCCTTCCGACTACATAAATCATTTGGAGAACCCCATGCAAATCATTAATGGCGCTGAAAAAGCAGCTGAAAAGGACATTTTCAGCTTGATGCAATTTACGGAAAATTTGAGGCGTCAATATGGCAAAGAACCTTACTCTATGGAAATCCTATTGAAGAAGCTATATGTCAAAAGAATGGCAGCTGATTTAGGAATTACCAGCATATATGCTTCAGGAAAGATGGTTGGCATGAAAACAAACATGTCAAAAAAGGTTTTCAAGTTGATAACTGATTCAGCAACTTCAGATGTTCATCAGAATTCTCTGATATTTGAAGATGGCCAAATAAAG GCTGAATTGCTCTTGGAGCTACCTAAAGAACAGTTGCTGAATTGGATCTTCCAATGCCTAGCAGAATTATATTCCTCATTGCCGACCTTGATAAAATATTAG
- the LOC132625036 gene encoding DNA cross-link repair protein SNM1 isoform X2, translating to MEKWKLKGTVTSDFRWYSDDGCYTDDECEANEICSSSSTVKKRRLTQTNLFQLWGLEKPNLQQSNNNKKTATSQQRLCPFYKNIPGTPFTVDAFCYGPVKGCSAYFLSHFHADHYIGLTKGWSHGPIYCTNLTARLLRICLNVTPSFICPLELGTENNVKGIKVTMLDANHCPGAALIHFRLPNGQCYLHTGDFRASKLMQSYPLLASQRINILYLDTTYCNPKYRFPSKEDVLEFVVGVTRRYLNNHPKTIVVVGAYSIGKEHVYLAISKALGVKIYANASRRRVLRSFGWAGISENLSTNGKDTPLHILPISSLRFERYLASQDGQYTSMLAFRPTGWTYSETIGDNLNLIKPTSKGNITIYGVPYSEHSNFTELQEFVQFLRPEKIIPTVNVGNAVNRGKMQSYFQQWLKA from the exons ATGGAGAAGTGGAAGTTGAAAGGGACGGTGACTAGTGATTTCCGTTGGTATTCCGACGACGGCTGTTATACTGATGATGAGTGTGAGGCAAATGAGATATGCTCCTCCTCATCCACTGTTAAGAAGAGGAGACTGACGCAGACGAATCTGTTCCAGCTGTGGGGCCTTGAGAAGCCTAACCTCCAACAGagtaacaacaacaagaagacGGCTACTTCTCAACAGCGCCTTTGCCCCTTCTATAAGAACATTCCTG GAACACCCTTCACCGTTGACGCATTCTGTTATGGTCCTGTCAAAGGCTGTTCTGCCTATTTCCTTAGTCACTTCCATGCTGATCACTATATTGGCTTGACGAAAGGATGGTCACATGGGCCTATCTACTGTACCAACCTCACTGCTCGCTTACTGAGAATCTGTCTTAATGTTACTCCATC TTTCATATGTCCTCTGGAATTAGGTACTGAGAACAACGTTAAAGGAATCAAAGTTACTATGCTTGATGCTAATCACTGTCCTGGTGCTGCTCTCATTCACTTCCGTCTCCCAAATGGACAATGTTACTTGCACACCGGAGACTTTAGGGCTTCGAAGCTGATGCAATCATATCCACTTCTTGCAAGCCAACGTATTAATATACTTTACCTTGACACAACATATTGCAATCCAAAGTACAG GTTTCCTTCAAAAGAAGATGTTTTGGAATTTGTTGTAGGTGTCACGAGAAGATATTTGAATAATCATCCAAAAACCATCGTGGTTGTTGGTGCATACAGCATTGGAAAAGAACATGTGTATTTGGCAATTTCAAAGGCACTGGGG GTAAAAATATATGCAAATGCTTCCAGGAGGCGCGTTCTTCGGTCTTTTGGATGGGCTGGAATTTCTGAAAATCTGTCGACAAACGGGAAAGATACACCTTTGCACATATTGCCTATATCATCCTTGAGATTTGAG CGTTATTTGGCATCACAAGACGGACAGTACACTAGCATGTTGGCATTCCGACCAACAG GATGGACTTACTCAGAGACCATCGGGGATAATCTAAACTTAATAAAACCCACTTCTAAGGGCAACATCACTATTTATG GTGTTCCATATAGTGAGCATTCTAATTTCACAGAGCTACAGGAATTTGTGCAG TTTCTGAGGCCAGAAAAGATAATTCCTACTGTTAATGTGGGAAATGCTGTTAATCGTGGCAAGATGCAATCATACTTCCAGCAGTGGCTGAAAGCCTGA
- the LOC132625036 gene encoding DNA cross-link repair protein SNM1 isoform X1 — translation MEKWKLKGTVTSDFRWYSDDGCYTDDECEANEICSSSSTVKKRRLTQTNLFQLWGLEKPNLQQSNNNKKTATSQQRLCPFYKNIPGTPFTVDAFCYGPVKGCSAYFLSHFHADHYIGLTKGWSHGPIYCTNLTARLLRICLNVTPSFICPLELGTENNVKGIKVTMLDANHCPGAALIHFRLPNGQCYLHTGDFRASKLMQSYPLLASQRINILYLDTTYCNPKYRFPSKEDVLEFVVGVTRRYLNNHPKTIVVVGAYSIGKEHVYLAISKALGVKIYANASRRRVLRSFGWAGISENLSTNGKDTPLHILPISSLRFEMLQRYLASQDGQYTSMLAFRPTGWTYSETIGDNLNLIKPTSKGNITIYGVPYSEHSNFTELQEFVQFLRPEKIIPTVNVGNAVNRGKMQSYFQQWLKA, via the exons ATGGAGAAGTGGAAGTTGAAAGGGACGGTGACTAGTGATTTCCGTTGGTATTCCGACGACGGCTGTTATACTGATGATGAGTGTGAGGCAAATGAGATATGCTCCTCCTCATCCACTGTTAAGAAGAGGAGACTGACGCAGACGAATCTGTTCCAGCTGTGGGGCCTTGAGAAGCCTAACCTCCAACAGagtaacaacaacaagaagacGGCTACTTCTCAACAGCGCCTTTGCCCCTTCTATAAGAACATTCCTG GAACACCCTTCACCGTTGACGCATTCTGTTATGGTCCTGTCAAAGGCTGTTCTGCCTATTTCCTTAGTCACTTCCATGCTGATCACTATATTGGCTTGACGAAAGGATGGTCACATGGGCCTATCTACTGTACCAACCTCACTGCTCGCTTACTGAGAATCTGTCTTAATGTTACTCCATC TTTCATATGTCCTCTGGAATTAGGTACTGAGAACAACGTTAAAGGAATCAAAGTTACTATGCTTGATGCTAATCACTGTCCTGGTGCTGCTCTCATTCACTTCCGTCTCCCAAATGGACAATGTTACTTGCACACCGGAGACTTTAGGGCTTCGAAGCTGATGCAATCATATCCACTTCTTGCAAGCCAACGTATTAATATACTTTACCTTGACACAACATATTGCAATCCAAAGTACAG GTTTCCTTCAAAAGAAGATGTTTTGGAATTTGTTGTAGGTGTCACGAGAAGATATTTGAATAATCATCCAAAAACCATCGTGGTTGTTGGTGCATACAGCATTGGAAAAGAACATGTGTATTTGGCAATTTCAAAGGCACTGGGG GTAAAAATATATGCAAATGCTTCCAGGAGGCGCGTTCTTCGGTCTTTTGGATGGGCTGGAATTTCTGAAAATCTGTCGACAAACGGGAAAGATACACCTTTGCACATATTGCCTATATCATCCTTGAGATTTGAG ATGCTGCAGCGTTATTTGGCATCACAAGACGGACAGTACACTAGCATGTTGGCATTCCGACCAACAG GATGGACTTACTCAGAGACCATCGGGGATAATCTAAACTTAATAAAACCCACTTCTAAGGGCAACATCACTATTTATG GTGTTCCATATAGTGAGCATTCTAATTTCACAGAGCTACAGGAATTTGTGCAG TTTCTGAGGCCAGAAAAGATAATTCCTACTGTTAATGTGGGAAATGCTGTTAATCGTGGCAAGATGCAATCATACTTCCAGCAGTGGCTGAAAGCCTGA